One genomic region from Corallococcus soli encodes:
- a CDS encoding 3-dehydroquinate synthase, with protein sequence MSSLPPGAYRPPADRWGSFTKVVSRLPEGSVAVVDRTVARFHPTLLPALEARSPRAIIQLVGGERAKSMVSLEKVLAGGLNLPRSGTLVAVGGGTVGDVATVAAHLLKRGVRLVQVPTTLLAAVDSSLGGKGAVDLTVRGRVVKNPAGVFHYADETWLCPELYATLSDAQVREGSIEAWKMVASLDASLFKRYVRTPPALEKLVKDARGLKEGICAKDPYEHQGLRRVLNFGHTFGHVLESLSRFKLSHGDAVGLGILWALDVGRHLGITPEPVAHEVERALTRGPGVLGRDHAAELSRRASLKDVAALLDADKKAGAKGELRMVLLTAVGTAEVVDVMPKTWRALWAAWTRGARP encoded by the coding sequence ATGAGCTCCCTTCCTCCCGGTGCCTATCGTCCCCCGGCTGATCGCTGGGGCTCCTTCACGAAAGTCGTCTCCCGCCTGCCCGAGGGCAGCGTGGCCGTGGTGGACCGCACGGTCGCGCGCTTCCACCCCACGCTCCTGCCCGCGCTGGAGGCCCGCTCTCCGCGCGCCATCATCCAGCTGGTGGGCGGCGAGCGCGCCAAGAGCATGGTCTCCCTGGAGAAGGTGCTCGCGGGCGGGCTGAACCTGCCGCGTTCCGGCACGCTCGTCGCCGTGGGCGGTGGCACCGTGGGCGACGTGGCCACGGTGGCCGCGCACCTGCTCAAGCGCGGCGTGCGGCTGGTGCAGGTGCCCACCACGCTGCTCGCGGCGGTGGACAGCAGCCTGGGCGGCAAGGGCGCGGTGGACCTCACCGTGCGCGGCCGCGTGGTGAAGAACCCCGCGGGCGTCTTCCACTACGCCGATGAGACGTGGCTGTGCCCGGAGCTGTACGCCACGCTGTCCGACGCGCAGGTGCGCGAGGGCTCCATCGAGGCGTGGAAGATGGTCGCGTCGCTGGATGCGTCCCTCTTCAAGCGCTACGTGCGCACGCCGCCCGCGCTGGAGAAGCTGGTGAAGGACGCGCGCGGCCTGAAGGAGGGCATCTGCGCGAAGGACCCCTACGAGCACCAGGGCCTGCGCCGCGTGCTCAACTTCGGCCACACCTTCGGCCACGTGCTGGAGAGCCTGTCGCGCTTCAAGCTGTCGCACGGCGACGCCGTGGGCCTGGGCATCCTCTGGGCGCTCGACGTCGGCCGGCACCTGGGCATCACGCCGGAGCCGGTGGCGCATGAAGTGGAACGCGCGCTGACGCGGGGCCCGGGCGTGCTGGGCCGCGACCACGCCGCGGAGCTGTCCCGCCGCGCGTCGCTGAAGGACGTGGCCGCGCTCCTGGACGCCGACAAGAAGGCCGGCGCGAAGGGCGAGCTGCGCATGGTGCTGCTCACGGCCGTGGGCACCGCCGAAGTCGTGGACGTCATGCCGAAAACCTGGCGCGCCCTGTGGGCCGCCTGGACCCGAGGAGCCCGCCCTTGA